From the genome of Pseudanabaena sp. PCC 7367:
CTGTTCCAGCCAAGGCCACCAGCACAAGGCTGGTGACTGGGAGCTAGAAAACCGCACAAAGGACGGCGCAGCCCTTTTAGGCATACACCCTGGACATGAAGCTGCCTCCCAGTCGCAGTTATCCTACAACCTGGGAAAGCTTCTCTATCGATCATTCTCATGACCGCTTTGTGGCAGGTTTCTAGACCCGGGAGCAATGCTTTCAATTTGCTCCAATTTCTTTACTAACTGATCCAGCCAAACCCAGCAAGTTATAATTACGGCCACTTCGTTGGTTGCAATCGCCCATGCTTGTGTCTATGCTCAGCAATCAGGCGGGGCTGACAACCCCATTTAAGAACGTTTACTGGGTGCGCGTTCCAGCAAAGCATTCACTCTCGCGGCTAGGTCGGGAGTGGGTGAGATAAGCTGAGTCCACTCGATTGGGTGGGTACGGACGAATAAACCTGCCTCGCTTTGTGGAGGTTGTTAACTCCCGACACCAGTCGGATAGCCCTGCTTTGACAGTAATGAATTATTTCAGCGGGGGCAGATGGCAGACAATTCCAATATTCATCTAATCAATCAACATATTGGTGTACGGATCAAGCGGCAACGTATGATCCAAAATCTCAGCCAAGAGAAACTGGCTACCAAGATTAGAGTTACTTTCCAGCAACTCCAGAAATATGAGCGCGGCGTTAATCGTATCAGTGCCGCCAGGCTCTATCAAATTGCTCAAGCCCTCCAAGTCCCAGTCACCTGGTTCTTAGCAGATTATGACCATGAAAATGCAACCCAGCCAAATGGTAATGATGTTGACGATCGGGAAATTGACTCACTGATTAAGCATTTTGCGATGATCCAAGACCCCGAAAAACGATGCTATGCGCTCGATATCATTAAGCTCTATGCCAGAGGCAATCGGCATAAATGACAGTAATCATTGGCCTTGCCGCTATTCACGCAGGGTTTCGATCGGGTGGATCAGCTTATATTCCTCATAGAGATGGCGTTGCCCATCGGGAGTAAAGACGTACAAAGCACCATTTTCAAAGCAACTGGCGATCGCTACTCCCACCTGACGCGCCAATTTGATCCACTGCTTGAAGCCACGAGGCAGCGATCTTTTATTTGGTTTCCACTTTTCGGTGATCGCTTTACGCACCAGGCCAGTCGGATTTTTGACCTTGCGATGTTTAGTCTGCTGCTGCTCTTTATATTCTTTGGCAGCAGCCACTGCGTCACTGACTGCTTGTTCACCCAGAGTAGCGATCGACTCCATTACAAAGGCATGGAGGTGGGGTTTCAATTCCTTTGGTGCCACGACTGTTTCCACTTCTGCAAGAATTTCAGAAACATTAAGCGCGCCGCCGAGATTTTTTTGATCTTGACGCTGTGTTTGTGGTGGTAAATGAGTACCTGGATTTTTTGGATTGGTTTCTAGAGCAACCTTTGTACTGACAAAATTTTGCTCACTTGATTTTTCTGGATTCAAACTTTCAAAAACTTTTTCCACCACAACGTGGTTGTTGTCTTTGAGATTAGTCTCTGGTGTAATCTCTGTTAATGAATTGGCAGCAGTGACAATCTGGTTTGGCTCATTTGCCAATTCAGTTTGGCAGGAGTGACAAATCGATCCCTGTAAGGCTTTCAGCCGATCATAATCAATCCGATACGCTTTGCGCTGGTCCCACTCTCGTTTCCAGGGTTTGCAACTTTTTAAGATTTGTAAATCTTCTAGGTGCTGAATTGCCCGACGCACTTGGTTAAAGCTCAAACATTTCAGTTGCTCAGCCCACTCTTTGATCGTGTTATAGATCCAGCGGGCTCCGTCTATTACTGTCCCTGCACCCTTTTCCAGCCAGTAGTGGATTTGGTTCAATACCACCGCTTCTTTCAGGCCGATCGCGCGGGCGATCTGGGGTGGTACTAAAAGGGGATTTTGCTCTAGCGCATACGATTTTCCATACACTGGTGCTATAGTGGCACCATTGGGTATAATATCCATATAAAGTTTTTTCGCCTGAAGTAACAATTGGGCATTTTTCGCTCTGTGTGGTGTTAGTGCACCGGCACGGAGCAATTTTTATTTGAATTTAATTTACTTTACCGCATCCGATGTCTGATCGATCAGCTTTATAGCTTTCTTAACGTATATCACTAAGAAATTTATTGCCCTTTCAGCTCTGTTGAGAAATAATCACTCTCCTCAATCTTATTTCTCTTGATGAATCAATGAAAGCTAAGCCAATATGGCCGATGCACCACAATCAAATGATATTGAAGCCAAACTTAAAAAAGTCGATGAATTAGCGACCAGCTTCTACAATGCTCTGGTGGCCGAAGGTGCAACCGATCTGGTCAAAACTAAAATCGTGGCGATCCTGCTGGCTGCTGAAAGCATCATCGATCGCAAACGTAGCTTTTTTGAGCAAAAGCTTATCGATGAGGTTTGGGCTGATATTACTGGGGCAGAGCTTGATGAAGTTTACGTTGAGAGAAACCAGCCTCGTACAACTGATGCAGCACTTGGATCGCCTGAGAGCGCATCAAAATTAACTGATAACGCTTCTGATTTACTGAGCAAATTAGTAGATAAAGGGTCTTGAAGTCCAATGGAACGAAAACGTACGCTAAGAGAATAGAAGTAAGTCTACGGGCAGGTTCAGGGGTCTCAGCTCTCCATTAACAACTTGCTGCGCCAAAGTGAAAGAGTAATGGCCCAACATATTAATATGTCTATACAGCAGAGGTGATAACCTTGCTATATCTGCATCTTTCACATCTACAGCCTGTTTTCGTAGATGCTCTAAGGCCGCCTGAATATAAATAGTGTTCCACAGGACAACAGCATTAGTAACCAAGCCCAAAGCCCCTAATTGATCTTCCTGTCCTTGTCGATAGCGCTTACGAATTTCGCCCCGTTGGCCATGGCAAATAGTGCGAGCAACACGGTGCCTGCTCTCGCCCCGATTCAGTTGCGTTAAGATGCGGCGACGATAGTCCTCATCATCAATATAATTGAGCAGGTACAGTGTTTTATTGATGCGGCCAACCTCAATGATGGCTTGGGCAAGGCTTGATGGCCTTTCACTTTTCAGTAATGAGCGGATCAATTCTGAAGCCTGAACAGTACCCAACTTCAGAGAGCCAGCAATCCTTAACATGTCATCCCAGTGTTGCTCAATTCGATGGGTATTTACTCGACCACGGGCTAAATCATTGAGTACACCATAATCTGCATCTTTATCGACACGCCAGAAAATTGCTTCTCCTGCATCTGCCAAGCGTGGGGAAAACTGATAACCCAGTAACCAAAATAGACCAAACACCATATCACTGGTACCAGCGGTATCCGTCATTATTTCAGTAGGACGTAAGCCTGTTTGTTGCTCCAATAGTCCTTCCAAGACAAAGATTGAATCTCGCAGAGTACCGGGAATAACAATGCCATGAAAGCCAGAATACTGATCCGAAACAAAGTTATACCAAGTGATACCTCTGTGAAAACCAAAGTATCTTCGATTAGGGCCTGCATTTATGGTCCGAATTGGAGTTACAAAACGGATGCCATCAGCAGAAGCAACCTCACCGCCGCCCCAATGATTAGCTAAAGTAAGGGTGGCTTGATGATCGACAAGTCTGGCATTGGCTTGCACTAACGTTTCCGCTCGCAGATAATTTTGCTTGACCCAAGTCAACCGATGACGCGTCAATGCAGGTATATGGTTCTTGATTAAGGGTTCTAATCCAATATTGCAGGCTTCGGCTAGCAGTACTGCACAAATACTAACGTCTAGATCATTAACACGAGCATTAGCTTCACTCACATGCGTAAATTCATCGGTAAATCCAGTGTGAGTATTGATTTCCAACAATAACTCGGTGAGATCTACGGCTGGTAACAATTCTGTAATCTCTTGATTGAGTTGAGTTAGGCTGGGTGGCTCAGCCAGTTTATCCAGGTTTGTAATCGTTAGCGAAGGATGTTGACCGGAATGATCGATTCTGACTGATTGGTTATGCTCAAAGTTACAAGCGACTTCTTTGTAGGTGGCATCCATTTGGCTCACTAAGTTTGCGATCGCTTTTTGGGGATTGATCGGATGACCAAGCGAGCGAGCAATCTGGATGCGATTTGCTTGCCATTCTTTGCCCCGTAGCAACTTTGCTCTGGGGTCACCCCAGTGATCGCTATTGTCGACATAAATATCCCGACGACGGAGTGAATCTTGTAGCTTATCGAGGAAACACAGTATGTATCCTCGTTTGGTTACGCGTCCTTCTGGATCAAAGACCAGGCGCTTCCACGGATTAGTAATAATTTCTAGTGGTGGGTCTTCCAGAATTTGCTTACGTGAGATACCCATAGACACCAGGTATTTAAAGGCTGACAGGGTAACTTCGCCCGCAGGTGCAGCCTTGAATACAATATTGTGAAGTAGGCTTGGTAAAAAACGCCGCACACGACCATATTGTTCGACAATCTCATCATGAAAATTGTCGTCTGCTGGGCGAGCTAGCTCATTAATGAGCGCCACCGATTCAGCTAGCTTGTCTCGGGAAATTCGTGCAAAAATAGCTTCTCTCAACTGGCTGTCTTGGTTTTCCTCATTCAGGATCAAGATACCAACTTGTGCAAGTGCCAGCGCGGCTTTATCTAAATCTTTGAGTGTTCGTAACCGCTTTTTTTGACCAATCCTTTTTGCTTCTCCAGCAATACCGGTAATGAGTAAGTCAAGGACATCCAGAGCTTCATCAAGTGCTATCGTCTCAAACGCTTTCACAAAGGCTACTAAGATCGCAATACGTCTGTGATCGGGCATCCTGGCAATTTTATGCATGGAGGTCATACCTGCATGACGAGCCAGATTCTTCAATCGCACTGGTGGAATATAGGAAAAGTCTAGTTCCTGCATTCCAAATGCTTTAAAATATCTATAGCGCTCAATTGCTGTATTAAAGGCTGCGCTACTGATTCTGACTGGCCCTTTACGATAGCGATCAAAATTGGAAGTACGTTCTCCTTCTGGCACTTGTAGTAGAGTTTGTAACTTTGCTTTTTGTTCATTTGTGGGTAATGATGATAATCGTTGCCATAATTGATTTGTGGTTCTTTCTCGAATCTCTGCAATTAAGCGGGTCAGAGTTGTAGCACCTGGCAACAGCACTTTATGTTGGATTAGCCAGGCGGTAGCAAAGTCAAATAGCAAACTTGGTCTTTCATTACTGATCCAGGCACGCGTGTAGAGCAATCGGCTTAACCGAAATGACCACGGTGGAGCACTAAAATCATGGTAGCCATAGTAGTCACGGATCAATGCTGTGTGCTCGCGTTTAGTAGTTTCTCTCTGGGCATAACCTGCCACAATAGAAATATGGCGAATTGATAGTTGTTGGGCCACAAATGTTTGCACGTTGCGGGGGATCAGCGCCAGATCTGAAAGGAATGTGCCTAAAAAACGTACTGATGTTAGTTGCAAAGCAAAGCCGAGCCGATTTTGGTCACCGCGTCGATTAGATATAAATGCCAAATCACTTTGATCGAGATGAAAGTAACGTGCTAGCTGCACTTCATTGGGTTCACCTGTAAACTGTCCATATCGTGCCTTTTGCTCTGCGGTTAAAAAATCAACTGGCATCCAGGCTCCTACACTCAACGCTGTATAAGAATATTGTCTATTAATTCGCAAGTTAGTAGACAGGCAAAATTATCTTAAATATACTGTCTAATAAGTCGTTTTTAGCTATACTAATAGACAATATGTCTATGAATCGATTTAGGAGACAGGTTTGAGGCTTTTTGGCTATGCGCGAGTCTCCACTAGTCAGCAATCTCTTGATATTCAGTTGAAGGCTCTCAAGAATGCTGGGGTGAAACCAAGTCGCATTTTCTCTGATCAGGCATCTGGTCGCAATGCCGATCGTGAGGGGCTGAATTTGTTACGCCTTAAGGTCGAACATGGTGATCTGATTTTGGTAAAGAAGCTCGATCGCTTGGGCCGTGATACTGCTGATATGGTTCAACTTATCAAGGAGTTTGACCAGATGGGTGTAGCAGTCAAGTTTCTCGATGATTGCATCAGCACTGAGGGAACTATGGGGGAAATGGTAGTTACAATTCTCTCCGCCGTTGCTCAAGCTGAACGTCGGCGCATTCTTGAGCGTACTAACGAAGGCAGGCTTGAAGCCAAAGCCAAGGGTGTACAGTTTGGCCGTAAACGTAGTGTTGATCGTAACAAGGTTTTTGCTCTTAAATCTCAAGGACTGGGTGCAACTGCGATCGCTAAACAACTTGGCATCGGGCGCTCTACTGTCTATCACGTCCTCAATAATCCTTAGCGTACGTTTTCGTTCCATTGGACTTCAAGGCCCGTTACAGACAAGTGAAGCACTGATTCTCAAGCCCTGGCAGGACATTTTGCGCCGGGGTAATGCTCTGATCGATGAATACCAAACGATGGCTTCCTTGAATCGGTTTGAGATGCGGAATTTAAAGAAAGCCCTGAAGCAATACACAGAAAGATTCGTTACCCCACATTTTCTCGATGCACCAGTATGGGCACGCAGCTATTACAAACCGCTGGGCTATCCTGGTGATTTTCAGGTGATGAAATATGTGTATGACCGGGGTCAGGAAGGGGAAACCCTCTACGCTCAGTTGATGCATTTCCTGGGTGTGGAGATGGGGGCATTCGTGCGCAATCGGATGCAGTTTACCCGCGATCTAATCCAAACCCTTTTGGCGGAAAAAGACGCCCCAATTCGGATCACCAATGTCGGGTGCGGCATGGCCTATGAAGTGGCATCGTTATTAGAAACTATCGATCCTATTACCAAGCGGGTGCATTTTACGCTGGTTGATCAGGACGATCGGGCGCTGGAGCCAGCATATCTAATGGCTCATAAGCAATCGAAAAGGCATCATCCAAATGTCGTGGTAGAGAGCTTTAACACCACGTTTAAAAA
Proteins encoded in this window:
- a CDS encoding helix-turn-helix domain-containing protein; the protein is MADNSNIHLINQHIGVRIKRQRMIQNLSQEKLATKIRVTFQQLQKYERGVNRISAARLYQIAQALQVPVTWFLADYDHENATQPNGNDVDDREIDSLIKHFAMIQDPEKRCYALDIIKLYARGNRHK
- a CDS encoding Tn3 family transposase, translated to MPVDFLTAEQKARYGQFTGEPNEVQLARYFHLDQSDLAFISNRRGDQNRLGFALQLTSVRFLGTFLSDLALIPRNVQTFVAQQLSIRHISIVAGYAQRETTKREHTALIRDYYGYHDFSAPPWSFRLSRLLYTRAWISNERPSLLFDFATAWLIQHKVLLPGATTLTRLIAEIRERTTNQLWQRLSSLPTNEQKAKLQTLLQVPEGERTSNFDRYRKGPVRISSAAFNTAIERYRYFKAFGMQELDFSYIPPVRLKNLARHAGMTSMHKIARMPDHRRIAILVAFVKAFETIALDEALDVLDLLITGIAGEAKRIGQKKRLRTLKDLDKAALALAQVGILILNEENQDSQLREAIFARISRDKLAESVALINELARPADDNFHDEIVEQYGRVRRFLPSLLHNIVFKAAPAGEVTLSAFKYLVSMGISRKQILEDPPLEIITNPWKRLVFDPEGRVTKRGYILCFLDKLQDSLRRRDIYVDNSDHWGDPRAKLLRGKEWQANRIQIARSLGHPINPQKAIANLVSQMDATYKEVACNFEHNQSVRIDHSGQHPSLTITNLDKLAEPPSLTQLNQEITELLPAVDLTELLLEINTHTGFTDEFTHVSEANARVNDLDVSICAVLLAEACNIGLEPLIKNHIPALTRHRLTWVKQNYLRAETLVQANARLVDHQATLTLANHWGGGEVASADGIRFVTPIRTINAGPNRRYFGFHRGITWYNFVSDQYSGFHGIVIPGTLRDSIFVLEGLLEQQTGLRPTEIMTDTAGTSDMVFGLFWLLGYQFSPRLADAGEAIFWRVDKDADYGVLNDLARGRVNTHRIEQHWDDMLRIAGSLKLGTVQASELIRSLLKSERPSSLAQAIIEVGRINKTLYLLNYIDDEDYRRRILTQLNRGESRHRVARTICHGQRGEIRKRYRQGQEDQLGALGLVTNAVVLWNTIYIQAALEHLRKQAVDVKDADIARLSPLLYRHINMLGHYSFTLAQQVVNGELRPLNLPVDLLLFS
- a CDS encoding recombinase family protein, which codes for MRLFGYARVSTSQQSLDIQLKALKNAGVKPSRIFSDQASGRNADREGLNLLRLKVEHGDLILVKKLDRLGRDTADMVQLIKEFDQMGVAVKFLDDCISTEGTMGEMVVTILSAVAQAERRRILERTNEGRLEAKAKGVQFGRKRSVDRNKVFALKSQGLGATAIAKQLGIGRSTVYHVLNNP
- a CDS encoding class I SAM-dependent methyltransferase, with product MASLNRFEMRNLKKALKQYTERFVTPHFLDAPVWARSYYKPLGYPGDFQVMKYVYDRGQEGETLYAQLMHFLGVEMGAFVRNRMQFTRDLIQTLLAEKDAPIRITNVGCGMAYEVASLLETIDPITKRVHFTLVDQDDRALEPAYLMAHKQSKRHHPNVVVESFNTTFKKLTQPSALFDQQPRQTLIYSLGILDYLPARKAKQFVHGLYERLEPGGYLLIANVADGPNKLMWPLSYIFDWELIYRTEQEMYQLATGLDAASVKVQQDATNHVHLLLLQKP